A single window of Watersipora subatra chromosome 9, tzWatSuba1.1, whole genome shotgun sequence DNA harbors:
- the LOC137404042 gene encoding death-associated inhibitor of apoptosis 2-like, translating into MSLEVIEYQKEVASRKNDQSVTTGVTDSTTQPGRRINVVELITNPNDPSEQDCKDLVDALRCKKCRKNMSGAVVLPCRCYCLCQDCSKGNLPAKCPACASTVKGACRTFLA; encoded by the exons ATGTCATTAGAGGTCATT GAATACCAAAAAGAAGTAGCAAGTAGAAAGAATGACCAATCAGTGACAACTGGTGTCACTGATTCAACCACTCAACCAGGAAG GAGGATAAACGTGGTTGAGCTGATCACGAACCCTAATGATCCCTCTGAGCAGGATTGTAAGGACCTGGTTGATGCTCTCAGATGTAAAAAGTGCAGAAAGAACATG TCTGGAGCCGTTGTTCTTCCTTGTAGATGTTACTGCCTCTGTCAGGACTGCAGCAAAGGAAATCTCCCTGCAAAATGCCCAGCATGTGCAAGCACTGTTAAAGGTGCCTGCAGGACATTCCTTGCCTAA